The DNA window TATTCTCATTGCTTCCTCTTTCCCACGAGCTATAACTATGTGCATAATAATATGCGATATTTTCTTCCTCTATCTTGTCTGCTCTCATAAATTCACTACTATTATCACTTGTTATACTTTTTATCATTCCAGGATACTCTGTTATTATTTTACTTAATTCTTTTATCACACTTTCTGCTGTTTTATCAGGTATCTTTCTTACCATTTCTAGCCTTGTTTTTCTATCTGTTAATACTAATATAGCTTCCTTTGTTCCTCTTTTTCCTAACACAGTATCTGCTTCAAAATGACCTAATTCTTGTCTGTTATTTATTTCTTCTGGTCTTTCTTCTATACTCTTTCCTCCAATCTTTCTTATTCTTTTTGGAATCCTTTCTTGTTTTCTCTTATCTTTTTTGTAAATCATATCTTCTTCAGAAAAGTTTATGAATAATTCCTTATGTATGTAGTTATATAGAGTTTTTAAACAAATATTCACTTCTATATTTTCTTTTTTAGCATTTTCTAAGGCTACATATGGAGAATTTTTATCATTAAGCATAGAATTCTCAACATACTCTATTAATTTACGATTTTTACCAATTTTTAGTGTTCCTTCTTTACCTTTCATAGCTTCTAAGTATTTTCTGTGTGCAAACTCAGCAGAATATGCATCATAAGTAGAGTAATCAGAATTAAGAAGTCCTTTAACCATTCCTCTGCTAATTTCGCGATAAAGAGTTCTGGTACTAATACCAATTTCAGAAGCAATTTGAATTTTAGGCATATTAATTTTTAAGAAAGCTTCAATTTTACCTCTCTCAATTAAAGTTAAATGTTGTCCTTTTCTTCTTTTTATTGTATACTGTTGTAGAATCATAATAGCTTTTCTCCTTTGATTTGTTTTCGCAGACTTAATCATACCATGAAAACTATTATGGTTCTCTTTTTATTTTTTTATGTGACACTTTATTTTACAACTTTTAGTCAACAAATTTTTATAGAAAGTAAAATTTTTGTTGACAAAGTAAAGCTAATAGATTATACTAAATGTAACAAAGATTACTTGGCTATAGGGAGTTTTTCTCCTTGGCTATCAGGAAGCTCATTACATTAGGTAGTGGGCTTCTTTTATTTCAATGGAGGGAATATGAAATATGATAAACCTTTTTTAGATTATAATGAGAGAATAGAGAAACTAAAAGTTGATTATAATTTAAATATAACTAATAAAAGAATATTAGAAAAAGAGTTTCTAAAAACAGTTTCTTATTATGATTTGATTAATGGATATAAAGATTGCTTTATGATAGATGGAAAATTTCAAAATGAAAATATATTAACTTTATTTAGTTTTAGCTATTTAGATAAAAGATTTCAAAATATTTTATTTATGTATAGTATTTATGTTGAAAATATTTTTAAAACTAAAATCTCAAATTTAATAGCAAAAAATAAAGGTGTAGAATATGGGCAATATTTAGATATTAATAAATATACAGTTTCTAATCCAAAGAGAAAGAATAAATTATTAAAAACATTAAGTGATATAATTGCTATTCATTCAGGTACATCTGATTATGATGACAATCCAACTAAATATTATAGAAAAAACCATAATCATATTCCACCTTGGATTTTATTTAAAAACGTTAAGTTCACTACTGTAATAGATTTATTTTCTTTTTTAAATAAAAATGAAAAACTTCAAATTATTAATGAGTATCCTGCATTTAATAGCAGTAGAATTAGTAATGATGAAAAATTAGAAATGTTTAAAAATATGCTATCTATAGTTAGAAAATTTAGAAATAAAATTGCTCATAATTATAAATTTGTTGGAGAAACTCTTGATAAAAATTCTATCCATTTAGTAAATTTAATTAAAATAGATCCTTTTGGGATAATAAAAAAGAAAGATATCAAAATTAGGCGAGGAGCTTCAGATATATTTAGTATGTACATTTCAATTTTATTTTTATTAGGGACAAGTTTTTTGAATATCTTATTTTTAACAGAAACATTAAATTTTAAAAGTATTATCAATATTAGCAATTTATCAAATCAAATAAAAAAATATTTTTATAATTGTAATTTCCCAGATGATTTTTTTCAAAGAATAGAAGCTATTATTACCAAAGAAAAGAAAATTATAGATACAATATTACAAAAATAAAAAACCTCTCAACTGCTACCAACAGATGAAAGGTTTATAGAGTGTGGTACTCTTTAATATCTTACTAATTTAGATTATAACGCACTCTTTCTTTTTATGCAATTTGAAAGGAGAGTGATTTATATGGCTGGCAGAAAAGCTAATGGAGAAGGTACTATCTCTACTGTTATAAGAAATGGCAAAACTTACTATAAAGCTAATATCACCGTTGGCTGGGATAGTAATGGTAAACAGATTAGAAAAAGTTTCGGTAGTTATAAAAAGTCTGTGGTACTGGATAAAATGAATACAGCTAAATATCAAACTAAGACTAATTCTCTTTCAAATTCTGATATCACATTTGGTAAATTATTTGAAAATTGGATTTTTAATTTTAAAAAAGTAGAAGTTAGCTCTAATACTTTTTACGAGTATGAAACAAGTTATAGATTAAGATATTCTATTGCTAGGAAAAAGGCTAATCAGATAACGTTAAATGACTTACAAAAATATTTCAATGAGCTTCAGGAAAATTTTACTATAAACACCATTAAAAAAACTTATATCCAGGTCCACTCTTGTATAAAATTCGCTTTAATACAAGGAATAATGATGAAAGATTTTTGTCCTGGTGTAATTTTACAGAAATTAGTTAAAAAAGAAAGTGTAAATGTTTTTTCTAAAGAAGAACAAGAATCAGTTATTAAAAGTCTTGATACAAGGAATATAGTTGATGCACTAATTTACTTAACATTTTATATAGGTCTGAGGCTTGGAGAAGTTTTAGGGTTACACTGGAGCGATATAAAAGAGAATATGATTAGCATTACAAGACAGTATAGAAGAAATGTAGAAGTTGAAAAAATAAATGATAGAAAATTAACATATAAATTTAAAGACTTAAAAACAAAAAATAGTGCAAGAGAAATCCCTTTACCAGATAAAGTTTTAAAAATGTTAGAAACCTTACCTAAGGAATATGATTTAATCTTTTCAGATAATGGAAAACCTATTGAGCCAAAAAGACCTCAAAGAAGAATAACTTCTATTTGTAAAAAGTTAAATATTCCTCATAGAAGTTTCCACTCAATAAGACATAGCTATGCTACGAGATTATTTGAGTTAGAAATTCCTATCAAAACTGTTCAAGTGCTATTAGGACATTCTGATATAGCTACTACTATGGATATCCATACATATGTAATGAAAGAAAAGAAATTAGAAGTTTTGGATAAATTAAATAACTTAAAAAAATAAGAGATTCTTAACTGAATCTCTTTTAATTTTGTCTGTTGTAATTTTTATATTTTATACAATTTTGTAAAAGTTTATTAATCTTTCAACAGTTTGAACTTATGATTTTAAGTAACTTTAAAAGTTTATAAGACTTTAATAAATTGTATGGTGCCTGAGGCGGGACTTGAACCCGCACATTCCGAAGAATTCCAGATTTTGAGTCTGGTGCGTCTACCAATTCCACCACTCAGGCATTTTATCTGGCGCACCTGGCAGGAGTCGAACCCACAACCCTCTGATCCGTAGTCAGATGCTCTATCCAATTGAGCCACAGATGCATAATAATACTTAATTAGAATATCATATAATTTTTTCTATGTCAATTAATTTTTAAATAAAAATGGCACACCCAGTAGGAATATATGATATATCCTCGCAATCTGCCATTATACTTAAAATATGATTATAATTTCTGCTATTTTTCTGCTACCGATACTGAATATAAAGGAACATTGAATCTGCTCCTTGGAATGTATTTGATATTGTAAACATTATAAATATTAATTCTAAAAATCTCATCATATTCATCACCCTTTTTTTAGTCGATATTATTACATTTAAAGTATCAATTTTTGTGCCAATAGCATCCCAAAATAAAATTAGTTGCATAATAGAATAAACATAAATTAAAAACCAATTTATAAAATTCAACACTCCTTTATCTCCAGTATATGTTTATTATATGATATTTTATACTATAATGTAAGCAATAAAAAAAAAAGAGGGGCAGGACAAAATCCTACCCCATTACTTTATAATTTTTTTAATCTCCTCCATGTCTTTTTTTAATTCTGTCTGGTCCTTTTGCATTGCTTCCAACTGGTCTACTATCTTCTGCATAGTAGTTCTATAAATTTCAAATGTCTTACTATCTTTCCATAGGAAATACAGTAAAATAGCCCCTACTACACCATATTCAAGTAAAGTTTTTTCCATAATATCACCTAATCCCTAACACTTTATACCAATAGTTATAATATTCCTTAGCCTCCTTAGTATGATCTATAATGGCCCTATCTTTATAACCCTCATTCTTCAACTTAGGTTTCCAAGATGTTTCCCCAAAATATTTAACTGCTACATAAAATCTTCTTACAGTTCTATCATCAACACCTGTTTCTTTCATAATGTGTTTAAATATCTTGTCTGCTAAGATACGATTAATTCCAGTATTGTTATAACAACTGTATAAATAATCGTGGATAACTGCTGCCTTGATGTATTTTCCGAATGGATTATACAGCCATTGTAAAGAATGAGGCACTGATGCCCCATCCGTTACAAAACCTTTAAAAATTGTTATATCATATCCATTGATAGAATAAACATAATCTTCTAATAATACAGCTTTTCCATTTGAAATTGGATTCAGGATTAATTTAGTTTTCTCCATCTTCCTCATTTCCTTTGATGTCTATTTTTCTGCCTGTTCCAAATATATTAGAAAACTTTTGTAGTGTTGTTTCTATAATATCTATCATTCTTTTTCTGCTTAAAAATCTTCTAATTACTACCCTAGCTATAAATGGTAGGTTATTTGTTCTTTCTATTATAAAATTTACTGCTGCATTTAGCTTTTTAAGATTATCGCCATAGTTAAAAGAAGTTTCTGCATATACTACTGCATTATCAAAAATTTGCACATACTTTTTTCTGTTATACACCATATAAGCAACTATAATAGTGGCTAATAGCATCCATCCCCATTGTTCCCAAGTAAAACTCATAAAAATTGCATACACTTTAAAAAACATACCATAAATAAAATCTTTCATAATTAAACCTCCTATTCTACATCAAACTTTTTATTTTCCCATTTTTTATAAGCGTCCAAATATAATTCTTTCTTATCCCCATTATAAGTTAATTCATAGTACATTCCATCAGATACTGTTGTAGATAGCAATGCTTTTGCATTTTGTAGAGTTTCACAATACCAAAC is part of the Fusobacterium nucleatum genome and encodes:
- a CDS encoding IS30 family transposase, with the protein product MILQQYTIKRRKGQHLTLIERGKIEAFLKINMPKIQIASEIGISTRTLYREISRGMVKGLLNSDYSTYDAYSAEFAHRKYLEAMKGKEGTLKIGKNRKLIEYVENSMLNDKNSPYVALENAKKENIEVNICLKTLYNYIHKELFINFSEEDMIYKKDKRKQERIPKRIRKIGGKSIEERPEEINNRQELGHFEADTVLGKRGTKEAILVLTDRKTRLEMVRKIPDKTAESVIKELSKIITEYPGMIKSITSDNSSEFMRADKIEEENIAYYYAHSYSSWERGSNENNNKLIRRFIPKGTDISEISEEEIKRIEKWVNDYPRKIFNGKSANEMYLSEFTKYFS
- a CDS encoding Abi family protein produces the protein MKYDKPFLDYNERIEKLKVDYNLNITNKRILEKEFLKTVSYYDLINGYKDCFMIDGKFQNENILTLFSFSYLDKRFQNILFMYSIYVENIFKTKISNLIAKNKGVEYGQYLDINKYTVSNPKRKNKLLKTLSDIIAIHSGTSDYDDNPTKYYRKNHNHIPPWILFKNVKFTTVIDLFSFLNKNEKLQIINEYPAFNSSRISNDEKLEMFKNMLSIVRKFRNKIAHNYKFVGETLDKNSIHLVNLIKIDPFGIIKKKDIKIRRGASDIFSMYISILFLLGTSFLNILFLTETLNFKSIINISNLSNQIKKYFYNCNFPDDFFQRIEAIITKEKKIIDTILQK
- a CDS encoding site-specific integrase, producing MAGRKANGEGTISTVIRNGKTYYKANITVGWDSNGKQIRKSFGSYKKSVVLDKMNTAKYQTKTNSLSNSDITFGKLFENWIFNFKKVEVSSNTFYEYETSYRLRYSIARKKANQITLNDLQKYFNELQENFTINTIKKTYIQVHSCIKFALIQGIMMKDFCPGVILQKLVKKESVNVFSKEEQESVIKSLDTRNIVDALIYLTFYIGLRLGEVLGLHWSDIKENMISITRQYRRNVEVEKINDRKLTYKFKDLKTKNSAREIPLPDKVLKMLETLPKEYDLIFSDNGKPIEPKRPQRRITSICKKLNIPHRSFHSIRHSYATRLFELEIPIKTVQVLLGHSDIATTMDIHTYVMKEKKLEVLDKLNNLKK
- a CDS encoding DUF1353 domain-containing protein; the protein is MEKTKLILNPISNGKAVLLEDYVYSINGYDITIFKGFVTDGASVPHSLQWLYNPFGKYIKAAVIHDYLYSCYNNTGINRILADKIFKHIMKETGVDDRTVRRFYVAVKYFGETSWKPKLKNEGYKDRAIIDHTKEAKEYYNYWYKVLGIR